The window CCGACAGAATATGATCCTAAGTTCAACAGGCTTGTTGAAGGCATGTTCAGGGGTGGCGCAACCGATAACGAGGTGATAGAGGCTCTGAGCGTGGCCCGCTCAACCTTCTATCTGTGGAAGAACGAACACCCGGCATTTGCCAAGGCAATACGCAGGGGGAAAGATTATTTCGATACCGGCAGAGTTGAATCAGCCCTGCTTCAGGCTGCGCTTGGCTCGGAGTGGAAGGAAACAGCGGTCACCGAAGAAGACGGCCAAGAGGTGCGCAAAGTGACGAAAAACAAGGTGATACCGGCGAATGTGGCGGCGGCTAAATACTGGTTGAACAACCGGAACCCAGAACGCTGGCAAGATAGCCCGGAGCCTTTGGATAATGACCGTGCAGGAGTAGAAATGTTTGCCGAGATGATACGGGAGATGCGACAAGAAAAAGGTCGAGAAATCAGCGACAAGTGCATGAAGGGTATTGAAGACGCACCGAATCCGCAGGCCGCTTTTGTTCGGGCGGCTGTGGACATTCAGCCGGGATGAGAGACGTTCGGAGACAATGACAGGTGAAGCGATGAAATCAACAAAGAAGCCGGGCAGGCCCACGGAATACGACCCGGCCCGAAATGCGATGGTGAAACAGCTTTACGCTTTGGGTGCGGTTGATGATGAGGCCATTAAAGCTTTGGGCGTGGCTTTGTCGGGTTGCAACGAAGGAGGAAGAGCACGGAAAAGTGTTGCCCACTGGCCGGAAACAATTTATTCTGCGGGCTGAACCTTCACGCATACTCTGAGTGCTCTATTTTATCGTAAAAAAGGATCAAATGAAAATTTTTCGAGCAACCCTCAATAAAGATGTTCTTGAAAAAATACCTGATGATGAAAAGACGCTTCTCTTTGGATTTGCTCACTTCGCAAATGAAATAACATTTCTTTTTCGATCCATCCAATGGAGTTCGGATTATACATCAAGCAATGAAGCCGTTCGGTCCGCCCAAATGTCTTTGTCCTTTTTTTATACAAAGCTCCTTGCGGGAAAACTGTACGAAGGGTGGAAGGTGCTTGATAAAAAGTTTCATAATAACGAAGAAGTATCAAAGCTGTTTAACAAAAAAGGCTCGAAGGGAGGGAAACAAGCTCGATCACAAAGAACAAAACGCCCTACGGGCGGATTAAAACGGAAGCAATTGCGGTATCCACTTAACCTGCCGACCCGAAGAGTTTCTCTTGTTGCATTCTTGTTTACTCTTGCTTTCCACAAAAGGTCCGTCTCTGCTCAGATCAAAGATATCTCCATAGTCAGGATGCCAAATCCGCCATAAAAACATTTTTTCTTTACAGTTTGGACATGTTAACGGATCTTTCCCGAAACTCTGTACTAGACGCTCTCTCCAGCTCAATGACCTTGAATCACTTTTCATGAATTCAAAAGTCTTCTGGATAAAACGTTTACAGTCCATCAAAATCTCTATCGCGATTGTTTTTGTACGTCGAGAATATAACCCATAATGGCGGACCATCTTGAATCCCTTTAGCGGGATATGGTCAATTAATCGTTGTATGAACTCTTTGGCTGGAATCGCTTCGGTAACTTTAACTTCTGTTTTATGATCAATATACCAAAATGTTACTTCCTCACCATCGTAATTCGTTATCTTGTGCTCTGCCAATGCTGGACGAGCCATATAGCGACCAATATATCGAGCTGCATGTCTTGCTGATGTCATCTTGCTTTTACCATTTACATAAAAACCATTACGTTGGCTTTTAAACAGGTAATCTATGAATCTTACATTTTCTTTTGTTTGCGGCAAGCTAGCCTTTATTTCAGTCAGCAAATAATATTGCCATTTTTTTCTAAGCAGACCATATGGCAAAAATGGAATATCAACCCACTGATTGGAAGATGTTAATCCTCCTTCTGTCATTAACATATGGACATGCGGATTAAACTTAAGATCTCTTCCAAACGTATGGACAACTAATAGAATTCCCGGAACAGCATCAACTCCTTTACTTTGAAGTACTTCCACAGCCGCTTTTGAAGCACAATCCATCATAATCTTGATCAGCATACGATCACTAAAAATTATCTTTCGGAGTTCTTGTGGAATGGTAAACACTAAATGTCGATGAACTACGTCGAATATACTTTTCACTGTCTTTTCAACCCATTCATCGACGTATCGCTTACCGCAAGACGTACAGAATCGACACTTACAGGTGAACCCTACTCTCTTTTTTCAAAACAATTCGGACAAATATACTCGACATAGCCATTGGTAGACTCTCCACAGTTGATCATTTTTTCTACATTTTCAACGATTGACTCCCAGTGAAGGCTTGAGTACCTGCTTGCCAATTCAACGCAGACTACATACCAAAAATCACGAAAGATTAATTTTATCAGCTTATTTTTCATTAAGCTAATACTCTATTCGCAATTACAACATGTTGAAAGGAAAATTTTATAATTTCCTATACAATCAGGAAAAATAATGTAATGACGGGGCAAAAAAAAACTCATATCTGCACAAATTGCTACGAAGTCAATAAACCGATAAAGATAATCGGCGGCAGCGGCATGATTGAGCTTGTTCTTTTTCTCACCGTGCTGTTTTCATTATTACTCCTTCCTTTGCTGATTATAACCCTACCCGTTTTTCTCATTTATAATCATAATAGACACCGGGGCGGCAAGAGAAAAGAATGTTGCCCTATATGCAAGACACAGACAATGGTACCGATTGACAGCCGAAGAGGGCAG is drawn from Candidatus Electrothrix aestuarii and contains these coding sequences:
- a CDS encoding transposase, producing the protein MFTIPQELRKIIFSDRMLIKIMMDCASKAAVEVLQSKGVDAVPGILLVVHTFGRDLKFNPHVHMLMTEGGLTSSNQWVDIPFLPYGLLRKKWQYYLLTEIKASLPQTKENVRFIDYLFKSQRNGFYVNGKSKMTSARHAARYIGRYMARPALAEHKITNYDGEEVTFWYIDHKTEVKVTEAIPAKEFIQRLIDHIPLKGFKMVRHYGLYSRRTKTIAIEILMDCKRFIQKTFEFMKSDSRSLSWRERLVQSFGKDPLTCPNCKEKMFLWRIWHPDYGDIFDLSRDGPFVESKSKQECNKRNSSGRQVKWIPQLLPF